A single Chlamydia suis DNA region contains:
- a CDS encoding sigma-54-dependent transcriptional regulator, giving the protein MAIEKILIIDDDPHILDLLSELLGTKGFVVSSATGVQRAYKQISTQTFDLIISDMNMPDGSGLDIIKYSKQHCPQTPILVITAFGTIENAVEAMHFGAFNYLTKPFSPQALFTLITKAEELQSLQQENLFLRSQGSSLSHPLIAESPAMKQLLDKARKAANSSANIFVHGESGCGKENLSFFIHKHSPRSTKPYIKINCAAIPDTLLESEFFGHEKGAFTGATTKKVGRFELAHQGTLLLDEITEIPIHLQAKLLRAIQEQEFEHVGGTKTLPVNIRFLATSNRDLQEAMATKILRQDLYYRLSVISLHIPPLRERKEDILPLAHYYLEKFCKLNNKPSKTLSLEAQQNFLDYSWPGNVRELSNVLERTVILESDPLITPSMLALL; this is encoded by the coding sequence ATGGCAATAGAAAAAATCCTAATTATTGACGACGATCCCCATATCCTAGATCTTCTTTCAGAACTTTTGGGAACTAAAGGATTTGTTGTTTCCTCTGCAACAGGAGTTCAGCGGGCTTATAAACAGATCTCTACGCAAACGTTCGATCTGATCATTTCCGACATGAACATGCCCGACGGATCAGGCTTAGATATTATTAAGTATTCAAAACAACATTGCCCACAAACTCCCATTCTGGTGATTACCGCTTTTGGAACCATTGAAAATGCTGTGGAAGCAATGCATTTTGGAGCCTTTAACTATCTCACTAAACCGTTCTCTCCCCAAGCTCTTTTCACCTTAATAACGAAAGCGGAGGAACTACAATCCCTACAACAAGAAAACCTATTTCTTCGATCACAAGGGTCTTCTCTTTCTCATCCTTTAATAGCAGAAAGCCCTGCGATGAAACAGCTGCTCGATAAGGCTCGAAAAGCAGCTAACAGCTCTGCAAATATTTTCGTACACGGAGAATCTGGTTGCGGGAAAGAGAACCTCTCCTTTTTCATACATAAACACTCTCCCCGCTCTACAAAACCTTATATCAAAATTAACTGTGCAGCCATTCCCGATACCCTCTTAGAATCCGAATTCTTCGGCCATGAAAAAGGAGCCTTCACAGGGGCAACTACAAAAAAAGTGGGTAGATTCGAGTTAGCGCACCAAGGGACTCTCTTATTAGACGAAATCACGGAAATTCCTATTCACCTACAAGCTAAACTCTTACGAGCAATTCAGGAACAAGAATTTGAACACGTGGGGGGAACGAAAACTCTTCCGGTAAATATTCGTTTTTTGGCAACTTCGAATCGCGACCTTCAAGAAGCTATGGCAACTAAAATTCTTCGGCAAGATCTCTACTATCGGCTTAGCGTTATTTCTTTACACATTCCCCCTCTTCGCGAGAGAAAAGAAGACATTTTACCCTTAGCCCATTACTACCTAGAAAAATTTTGTAAACTTAATAACAAACCTTCCAAAACCTTGTCTTTAGAAGCTCAACAAAATTTTTTAGACTATTCATGGCCAGGAAATGTCCGAGAACTTTCTAATGTTCTTGAACGCACCGTCATTTTAGAAAGCGATCCCTTAATTACTCCTTCTATGCTCGCGCTTCTATAA
- a CDS encoding type I restriction enzyme HsdR N-terminal domain-containing protein: MNTSSPEPRYLFDPIRCKPVPSFPEENIRQALLSFLIQELSYPPQQIIVEKGIRSFIPTSRPPLSKKIRGRADVLIVSPSSYTPSGQASFSFAHPKPLLLIECKAQTITSRSFNQLISYNYFIGAPCLSLISKSSQLTGFLSPATKTFAFCQGIPSYSQLINFYIDTFSCSSSSPESFSPNLPQKNNMS; the protein is encoded by the coding sequence ATGAACACCTCTTCCCCAGAGCCTCGTTATCTTTTCGATCCCATCCGCTGCAAACCTGTCCCCTCTTTCCCCGAGGAAAACATACGACAAGCTCTCCTCTCTTTCCTTATCCAAGAGCTCTCCTATCCTCCTCAACAGATCATCGTAGAAAAAGGAATTCGATCCTTCATTCCCACCTCCCGTCCCCCTCTATCTAAAAAAATACGTGGAAGAGCAGATGTTCTGATCGTTTCCCCTTCATCCTATACTCCCTCTGGGCAAGCCTCTTTTTCCTTCGCTCATCCTAAGCCCTTGTTACTCATCGAGTGTAAAGCTCAAACCATTACCTCACGCTCGTTCAATCAATTAATTAGCTACAATTATTTTATTGGAGCCCCTTGTTTATCTTTGATTAGTAAATCTTCTCAATTGACAGGGTTCCTCTCTCCAGCAACAAAAACATTCGCCTTTTGCCAAGGCATTCCTTCATATTCTCAACTTATAAACTTCTATATAGATACGTTTTCATGCAGCTCATCCTCCCCGGAATCGTTCTCTCCCAATCTCCCGCAGAAAAACAACATGTCATAG
- the recO gene encoding DNA repair protein RecO yields MQLILPGIVLSQSPAEKQHVIVKIFSPSGLLSAFAKNGAALSCDFRESLLPISLSLFTIQHTPPKMRKVLQGELKNSFTKIKNSYSLLESTGRMIRAILKTQWHEKPSPHLFSIFLNFLQRIPDTSQPYFFSSMFLLKLLQHEGSLDLSYSCSVCKSSLETSTVYRHEGVLFCEKHAHEKTISFSHEEEHLLRIIVQAKKFQELMCLAEFPIDIDAKIDALFSSFLTEAPSP; encoded by the coding sequence ATGCAGCTCATCCTCCCCGGAATCGTTCTCTCCCAATCTCCCGCAGAAAAACAACATGTCATAGTGAAAATCTTCTCTCCCTCAGGGCTTCTTTCTGCTTTCGCAAAAAATGGAGCCGCTCTATCTTGCGATTTTCGAGAGTCCTTGCTCCCTATTTCGCTCAGTCTTTTCACTATTCAACATACTCCTCCCAAAATGCGAAAAGTCCTACAGGGAGAGCTCAAAAATTCTTTCACAAAAATTAAAAATTCGTATTCGCTCTTGGAAAGTACGGGAAGAATGATTCGAGCTATTCTTAAAACGCAATGGCACGAAAAACCCTCTCCCCATCTCTTCTCCATTTTTCTGAACTTTCTTCAACGAATCCCCGACACTTCACAGCCTTATTTTTTTTCTTCTATGTTTCTACTTAAACTTTTACAGCATGAAGGAAGTTTAGATTTGTCATACTCCTGTTCTGTGTGTAAAAGCTCCTTAGAAACTTCAACCGTGTATCGTCATGAAGGAGTATTGTTTTGTGAAAAACATGCTCACGAAAAAACCATTTCCTTTAGCCACGAAGAAGAACACCTCTTAAGAATCATCGTACAAGCCAAAAAGTTCCAAGAGCTGATGTGTTTAGCTGAATTCCCTATAGACATCGACGCTAAAATCGATGCCTTGTTTTCCTCTTTTCTTACAGAAGCGCCTTCTCCCTAA
- a CDS encoding RMD1 family protein, with product MRCSAYCSASAYHLHILFHILKANYPSVLSREYVLISSEELDESDKAAVFFPFGVCVFWGWEEAEELQVIRAITSAAVDPLPNPEFDSYDFHYGEKLQIRRDRLVLTNSNLNTKLAISFGLAQSIKLTVFEETIYKTVENSKSLPQELASKGKISLSRKTIAKKIGELFLDKASVNLHSDILDEPDFFWEHPETQPFYIDVLTCLDVNARVNVLNHRLAILGDVLEILNDQLNHQHSSALEWTVIWLIALEVLVTLLKDVFNII from the coding sequence ATGCGCTGTTCCGCTTATTGCTCGGCTTCGGCCTATCATTTACATATTCTCTTTCACATCCTCAAAGCCAACTATCCTTCGGTCTTATCCCGAGAATATGTGCTTATTTCCTCTGAAGAACTCGATGAGAGTGACAAGGCTGCTGTTTTTTTCCCTTTTGGCGTTTGTGTATTCTGGGGATGGGAAGAAGCTGAAGAACTTCAGGTAATCCGGGCAATCACTTCGGCAGCAGTAGATCCTCTTCCTAACCCAGAATTTGATAGCTACGACTTCCACTATGGAGAAAAGCTTCAGATCCGACGAGACAGACTTGTCCTAACAAATTCTAACTTAAATACGAAACTTGCTATTTCCTTCGGGTTAGCACAATCCATCAAACTCACTGTTTTTGAAGAAACGATTTACAAAACAGTCGAGAATTCAAAGTCCTTACCTCAAGAACTCGCTTCCAAAGGGAAAATTTCTCTGTCTCGCAAAACAATCGCAAAAAAGATCGGAGAACTGTTTCTAGATAAAGCTTCTGTTAACCTACACTCTGATATTCTCGATGAACCCGACTTTTTCTGGGAACATCCGGAAACTCAGCCTTTCTACATCGATGTTTTAACTTGCTTGGATGTAAATGCCCGCGTGAATGTGCTGAATCACAGACTCGCAATCCTTGGAGATGTTCTTGAAATTTTAAATGATCAGTTGAATCATCAACACTCCTCGGCTCTAGAATGGACTGTGATCTGGTTAATTGCTTTGGAAGTGTTGGTCACACTACTTAAAGACGTATTCAACATCATCTAA
- the yidD gene encoding membrane protein insertion efficiency factor YidD, with the protein MKPSKISMFFQGMIHLYRWTISPLLGAPCRFFPSCSEYALVALQKHPLKRSLFLIARRLLKCGPWHIGGVDLVPGTSIEEYLDAPNSQLKSSDDTNAPVEQETVLYNKHL; encoded by the coding sequence ATGAAGCCCTCCAAGATCAGCATGTTTTTTCAGGGGATGATTCATCTATACCGATGGACCATTTCCCCTCTTTTAGGAGCCCCTTGTCGTTTTTTCCCCTCGTGCTCTGAATATGCTCTTGTTGCCTTACAAAAACATCCTTTGAAAAGAAGCCTTTTCCTCATCGCTAGGCGGCTACTCAAATGTGGCCCTTGGCATATCGGAGGGGTTGATCTTGTCCCAGGAACGTCTATTGAAGAATACCTAGACGCTCCTAACTCCCAGCTAAAATCCTCTGACGACACGAATGCTCCAGTTGAGCAAGAAACTGTCTTGTATAACAAGCATCTTTAG
- the pheT gene encoding phenylalanine--tRNA ligase subunit beta, which yields MLVPLPLLQKFFSSPLTIEEILQACDRIGIEAECPNVFPESLHTVVTGKILSTSPHPEAERLAVAIVFDGEKERQIICGASNCRAGIIVPVALPGAKIRNAQGEVTTIKKSKIRGLESLGMCCGADELGFSQLQKGAREIFEFPENTPLGESACLLLAGASLECSLTPNLGHCASLLGLAREISFLSETSLSIPKEFSFAPFPLESQSCSEHNLEACPVFYSVKISGISWRQSPEELQASLSALGQKPLNAIVDITNYVMLSLGQPLHAYDSQAVDQKSLHVATLRSSQPLTLLNKETYSLPEGSLVVADQHNILGLAGVMGSAASAYSESTTEIILESAYFLPQAVRKNLREIPLHTEAAYRFTRGVDPQGGLTALYAAIHMIRALFPEAHISPIQKIGESPSVPLSLNIRPETLKRLLNISLSPLEIAEKLSSLGFQASAEKTSVHVEVPPYRHDIQEETDLVEEICRITPFVQKTQKILPVYTPSYSLKRTLTTALANSGLQQFFTCSLLDTETAELSLQKSCLIPVQNSSLKLRDSLLPGMLKSTATNLNRQAPFVHAFEIGNVYSQERGQYQEEEHVAILLTRQIMNNSWHEKVPVSFYTIKGWVEKLLSHAGTSIEDFILQPSQHPNFHPYQQAALYHKKQWLGIFGTVHPQLCKKSQIKQDVIFAELSLKVLLSSKKKTEKRYIPYPIYPSSSRDITITVDKDLPADLVRKELLRFESKWLESVHIVSVYQGRDGESQNKNLSLRMVFRDHERTLSGQEIEEEYERLTTLLDKNLANIGNGNS from the coding sequence ATGCTCGTTCCCTTACCCTTATTACAAAAGTTCTTTTCTTCACCTCTTACTATTGAGGAAATTTTACAGGCCTGTGATCGCATTGGAATTGAAGCAGAGTGTCCCAATGTCTTTCCTGAGTCTCTGCATACGGTCGTAACAGGTAAAATTTTAAGCACTTCCCCTCATCCTGAGGCAGAGCGACTTGCAGTCGCCATTGTTTTTGATGGGGAAAAAGAACGTCAGATCATTTGTGGAGCCTCCAATTGCCGCGCAGGGATTATCGTCCCAGTTGCTTTACCTGGAGCAAAAATACGTAATGCCCAAGGCGAAGTAACTACGATCAAAAAGTCTAAAATTCGTGGACTAGAATCTCTAGGAATGTGTTGTGGTGCTGATGAACTAGGATTCTCGCAGCTACAAAAGGGAGCGCGGGAGATTTTTGAATTTCCAGAAAACACTCCCTTAGGAGAAAGCGCCTGCCTACTACTCGCAGGAGCTTCTTTAGAGTGTTCTTTGACCCCAAATTTAGGCCATTGCGCATCTTTACTTGGCCTAGCCAGAGAAATTTCTTTTCTGTCGGAGACTTCTCTTAGTATCCCCAAGGAATTCTCCTTTGCCCCTTTCCCTCTGGAATCCCAATCTTGTAGCGAACACAACCTTGAGGCTTGTCCTGTTTTCTATTCCGTCAAGATTTCGGGAATATCTTGGAGACAATCCCCAGAAGAGCTCCAGGCATCCCTATCAGCTCTCGGTCAAAAACCTTTAAATGCTATTGTAGATATCACCAATTATGTAATGCTCTCTTTAGGCCAACCTTTGCATGCCTACGATAGCCAAGCCGTCGATCAAAAGTCTTTGCATGTAGCCACTCTGCGTTCTTCACAACCTCTCACTCTTTTGAACAAAGAAACGTACTCTCTCCCAGAAGGCTCTCTTGTCGTTGCCGATCAACACAATATCTTAGGGCTAGCAGGAGTCATGGGGAGCGCCGCATCCGCTTACTCTGAAAGCACAACAGAAATTATTTTAGAATCGGCGTATTTTCTTCCTCAGGCTGTGAGAAAAAACCTACGAGAGATTCCGCTACACACAGAAGCAGCATATAGATTCACTCGAGGAGTAGATCCTCAAGGAGGATTGACTGCTTTATATGCAGCGATTCACATGATCCGAGCTCTGTTCCCAGAAGCCCATATCTCTCCTATTCAAAAAATTGGAGAGAGCCCTTCTGTTCCATTATCTCTCAATATCCGCCCTGAAACCCTGAAAAGGTTGCTTAACATCTCCCTTTCTCCTTTGGAGATAGCAGAAAAACTCTCTTCTTTAGGGTTCCAGGCTTCTGCAGAAAAGACCTCAGTCCATGTAGAGGTTCCTCCATATCGCCATGATATTCAAGAAGAGACTGACCTGGTTGAAGAAATCTGCCGAATCACACCTTTTGTTCAAAAAACACAAAAGATACTTCCGGTCTATACTCCGAGTTATTCTTTAAAACGCACTTTAACCACAGCTCTCGCAAATAGCGGACTGCAGCAATTTTTCACATGTTCCTTGCTAGATACAGAAACTGCAGAACTCTCTTTGCAAAAGAGCTGTCTGATTCCTGTGCAGAATTCTTCCTTGAAATTACGAGACTCTCTTCTTCCTGGGATGCTGAAAAGCACAGCAACGAATCTCAACAGACAAGCTCCTTTTGTCCATGCCTTTGAAATAGGAAATGTCTACTCCCAAGAACGGGGACAGTACCAAGAGGAAGAGCATGTTGCGATTCTTCTAACTCGCCAAATTATGAATAATTCGTGGCACGAAAAGGTCCCTGTATCCTTCTATACAATCAAAGGCTGGGTTGAGAAATTGCTGAGCCATGCGGGCACCTCTATAGAAGACTTTATCCTGCAGCCAAGTCAACATCCAAATTTCCATCCTTATCAGCAAGCAGCTTTATATCACAAAAAACAGTGGTTAGGTATCTTTGGGACAGTGCATCCACAATTGTGTAAAAAAAGCCAGATCAAACAGGATGTGATTTTTGCGGAGCTCTCTTTAAAAGTTCTGTTGTCCTCGAAAAAGAAAACAGAGAAGCGTTATATCCCATATCCAATCTATCCTTCCTCTTCTAGAGACATTACAATTACAGTGGATAAAGATCTTCCAGCGGATCTCGTACGCAAAGAACTTTTGCGTTTCGAATCTAAATGGCTTGAAAGTGTTCATATTGTCAGTGTATATCAAGGGAGGGATGGTGAGTCCCAAAATAAAAACCTGTCTCTTCGGATGGTCTTCCGTGATCATGAACGCACCTTATCCGGACAGGAAATAGAGGAAGAATACGAACGTCTAACCACATTACTTGATAAGAACTTAGCCAACATAGGAAACGGCAACTCATGA
- a CDS encoding toxin-antitoxin system YwqK family antitoxin, producing MKRLFFICALALSPLVHGAVQKDPTLMKETFRNNYGIIVSKQEWKNRGCDGSITKVFKDGTTTLEVYAQGALHGEVTQTFPHSTTLAVVETYNQGRLLSKKTFFPNALPAQEEVYHEDGAFSLTRWPDNNNSDTISDPCFVEKTYGGRVLEGHYTSFNGKYSSTILNGEGVRSTFSSDSVLLTEETFSDGVMVKKTTFYSTREPETITHYVDGYPHGIRFTYLPGGIPNTVEEWRYGHQDGLTILFKNGCKVAEIPFVRGAKNGIELRYNEQENIAEEISWQHNTLHGVRKIHAAGVCKSEWYYKGKQVSQTKFERLSSAR from the coding sequence ATGAAGCGTTTATTTTTTATTTGCGCCCTCGCCCTCTCTCCTCTAGTACATGGAGCTGTTCAAAAAGATCCTACGTTAATGAAAGAGACTTTCCGCAATAACTACGGGATCATTGTTTCTAAGCAAGAATGGAAAAACCGTGGATGCGATGGATCCATCACGAAGGTATTTAAAGATGGAACGACAACCCTAGAGGTTTATGCGCAGGGAGCCCTTCATGGAGAAGTCACTCAGACATTTCCCCACTCAACAACCTTAGCTGTCGTAGAGACCTATAATCAAGGACGCCTTCTTTCTAAAAAGACTTTTTTCCCAAATGCTTTACCAGCTCAAGAAGAAGTGTATCATGAAGATGGCGCTTTTTCATTAACTCGTTGGCCAGATAATAATAACTCAGACACCATCTCTGACCCGTGCTTTGTAGAAAAAACGTATGGAGGGCGGGTATTGGAAGGGCATTACACCTCTTTTAACGGGAAATACTCCTCAACTATTCTTAATGGCGAAGGAGTCCGCTCTACGTTTTCTTCTGATAGCGTGTTATTAACAGAAGAGACTTTCAGCGATGGTGTAATGGTTAAAAAGACAACTTTTTACTCAACACGAGAACCAGAGACAATTACGCACTATGTTGATGGATATCCCCACGGTATACGCTTTACTTACCTTCCAGGAGGGATTCCCAATACGGTTGAAGAATGGCGATATGGACACCAGGACGGGCTCACAATTCTATTTAAAAACGGATGTAAAGTAGCCGAAATCCCGTTTGTACGCGGAGCCAAGAATGGTATCGAGCTCCGATACAATGAGCAGGAAAATATCGCGGAAGAAATTTCTTGGCAGCACAATACTTTGCATGGAGTCCGTAAAATCCATGCTGCAGGAGTATGTAAATCCGAATGGTATTACAAAGGCAAACAGGTCTCACAAACGAAGTTTGAACGATTAAGCTCTGCCAGATGA
- a CDS encoding MGMT family protein, translated as MTEKFFVVSPTSKNLLAQACSQGLSIDKHPPIQIIVHFRGAFIFHSRLSPAPVFTSLFLGPGAHKAMEGLVHWCKAYAMKKPIPLSFLDLASFKGKSLAILNAVNKIPFGTRLTYQEIAEQTGTTAEEVLITCKQNPLPLLIPCHRVLSEQDYPGGKIFYDILSRFEGI; from the coding sequence ATGACTGAGAAGTTCTTTGTTGTTTCTCCAACGTCTAAGAACTTGTTGGCTCAGGCCTGCTCTCAAGGGCTTTCTATAGATAAGCATCCCCCAATTCAAATCATTGTGCATTTTCGGGGGGCGTTTATTTTTCACTCGCGCCTCTCCCCGGCGCCAGTCTTCACTAGCTTATTCCTTGGACCAGGAGCTCATAAAGCTATGGAGGGGCTTGTGCACTGGTGCAAGGCTTACGCGATGAAAAAACCTATCCCGCTATCCTTCCTTGACCTAGCCTCTTTCAAAGGAAAGTCCTTAGCTATCCTAAATGCTGTCAACAAAATCCCTTTTGGTACCCGGCTTACCTATCAAGAAATTGCAGAGCAGACCGGAACAACAGCAGAAGAAGTGCTTATCACCTGTAAGCAAAACCCTCTACCTCTTCTCATCCCTTGCCATCGAGTACTCTCTGAGCAAGATTATCCCGGAGGAAAAATTTTTTATGACATCCTCTCCCGGTTTGAAGGAATCTAA